The Candidatus Dechloromonas phosphoritropha genome includes a region encoding these proteins:
- a CDS encoding TerB family tellurite resistance protein, translated as MNSDNAILAISLFAAFADGSNDDREREHIRRFAETMGADTPDLPRLYQDILLKRITLADATKALDDLGQRQFAYEMAVCVCDADGVQGDSEKRFLTDLKTLLGLSGDAQCAAAELQADSVAVSAATSVLAADPVITAAAAVNDAELDKTILNYAILNGALELLPQSWASVAIIPLQIKMVYRIGKAHGHELDQGHIREFLATVGVGLTSQYLEQFGRKLLGGLLGKVAGKTVGRIGSAATGIAFSFASTYALGQVAKRYYAGGREMSAQLLQESFQNLLGPAKQLQSQYLPQIQQKAKTLDAGQIMAMVGGKGI; from the coding sequence ATGAATTCCGACAACGCCATTCTCGCAATCAGCCTGTTCGCCGCCTTCGCGGATGGAAGCAACGACGACCGCGAACGCGAGCACATTCGACGCTTCGCCGAAACCATGGGTGCCGACACTCCCGACTTGCCCAGGCTCTATCAGGATATTCTCCTCAAACGCATCACCCTGGCCGATGCCACCAAGGCGCTCGATGACCTCGGGCAACGCCAGTTCGCCTATGAAATGGCCGTCTGCGTCTGCGATGCCGATGGCGTGCAGGGCGACAGCGAGAAACGCTTTCTTACCGACTTGAAGACCCTGCTCGGCCTCTCCGGCGATGCGCAATGCGCCGCAGCGGAACTCCAGGCCGACAGCGTGGCCGTGAGCGCCGCCACGTCGGTGCTTGCAGCCGACCCGGTTATCACGGCGGCGGCCGCGGTCAACGACGCGGAACTCGACAAAACCATCCTGAACTACGCCATCCTCAACGGCGCCCTCGAACTGCTACCGCAGTCGTGGGCCTCGGTCGCCATCATCCCGTTGCAGATCAAGATGGTCTATCGCATCGGCAAAGCCCATGGTCACGAACTCGATCAGGGGCACATCAGGGAGTTTCTCGCCACCGTTGGCGTCGGCCTGACCTCGCAATACCTTGAACAGTTCGGTCGCAAGTTGCTCGGCGGCCTGCTCGGCAAGGTCGCCGGAAAGACTGTCGGCAGGATCGGCAGCGCGGCCACCGGTATCGCCTTTTCCTTCGCCAGCACCTATGCCCTCGGCCAGGTCGCGAAACGCTACTATGCTGGCGGCCGCGAGATGAGCGCGCAGTTGTTGCAGGAAAGTTTCCAGAACCTGCTCGGCCCGGCCAAGCAATTGCAGAGCCAGTATCTGCCGCAGATCCAGCAGAAGGCGAAGACGCTCGACGCGGGTCAGATCATGGCCATGGTTGGCGGCAAGGGCATCTGA
- a CDS encoding TIGR02099 family protein, with the protein MADAETRTAMRRGLHHRLRWLWLLFDSALLRGTLRLAWWSLLVAWLIFASLILALRYVVLPNVGIYHGQIEEAMSRAIGQPVTIGSIEARWQRLNPDLLLDNVVIFDHQGAHAFSLEQVEAVLSWNSLWRGQLTLALLAFERPVLHVRREASGRITVAGIDTEGESDPAFAEWVLDQKHIRIRNATVLWEDRLRSAPPLALEDLQFGLDNSGRRHRFGLSAAPPSELAARIDIRGEINGDLGEALERLSGRVFVQMDYADLAGWRAWVDYPVYLPQGHGAVRLWGDLAEGQGKLTVDVALEDLRVRLGHKVPELALNNLRGRLMGRYKESDWALSGSKVELLAADGTRVAPTDFQAEWKQDGPGGRISGSATASFLDFAALGKLASYLPLDPHSRELLERHQPQGRISELRASWNRVGDDLERYALMANFSDLGLLAGNYFPGASGLSGVVDFTEKGGSLSLDAGRSGISLPAVFPEPDIAFDLLRARANWKVAAAEVDIKLERLQFEGADAAGAASGSYRYTGEGPGVIDLAATISRADGRAVWRYLPHAVSAGVRDWVRHGIVDGQAHDGKLVLKGNLVDFPFRDASKGKFLITAMASGAKVDYVRGWPAIENIDADMSFGAGMRITSDKASVLGTRLSGVVVEIPDFEAADNMLLVRGDVSGPTGEFLRFIEQSPVSAMIDNFTTGIKASGNGRLDLALDIPLGSPQETRLRGNYNFQNNQIELFAGMPPMTQVNGKLALSEASISTSDIKGQAFGGPFKVNIRSRDGRVSVAASGTASATELVKQLNLPLGDRLAGSAAWKSTVDIRHLQTDLVIDSDLVGVSSLLPEPLAKAAETPLALRVEKTNTEAGREQYRASLGNVAQAVIVKGAAGLERAVAAIGSGEARLPDRGVAVRVAVPRFDADAWKALAAGDSSGRGGMALPALDVVSIRTPRLRLFGRDLTDVDSELRPRDDGWQITLNMQEAAGDLFWRNAGEGSLDGRLRRLVVRPAAEITASAGTTLINSLPAMNLRVDDFRIGDRALGGLNLQAHNDKGAWHLETLNLRNPDAALNGKAVWRNDGEGGHQTRLDFDLVASDVGRLLSRLGYVDAIRRGSAKLAGNIQWSGPLTGIHYPSLTGEMTVNAENGQFNKLEPGVGRLLGLISLQSLPRRLTLDFRDIFSEGLAFDRIAGRVIVTAGVMRTVEPLRINSPAAQIEISGEANLKDETQDLQVMVQPYVGSVAAAGAAALVNPVLGAAALVAGAILQNPIGRLFAYSYHVTGSWSDPRVERVGAEAVQPASGAAGGVKQ; encoded by the coding sequence GTGGCTGATGCGGAAACCCGCACGGCAATGCGCCGGGGTCTCCATCACCGCCTGCGCTGGCTATGGCTCCTGTTCGATTCGGCCTTGCTGCGCGGCACGCTGCGTCTCGCCTGGTGGAGCCTGCTCGTCGCGTGGCTGATCTTTGCCAGCCTCATTCTCGCCTTGCGCTACGTGGTCCTGCCCAATGTCGGCATCTATCACGGGCAGATTGAGGAGGCGATGAGCCGGGCCATTGGCCAGCCGGTGACGATCGGCAGCATCGAGGCGCGCTGGCAACGGCTCAATCCAGACCTGCTGCTCGATAATGTGGTGATATTCGACCACCAGGGCGCCCACGCTTTTTCACTGGAGCAGGTGGAGGCTGTCCTCTCGTGGAACAGCCTGTGGCGCGGCCAGCTTACGTTGGCGCTGCTGGCCTTCGAGCGGCCGGTCCTCCATGTCCGCCGCGAAGCCAGTGGCCGCATCACGGTGGCCGGTATCGATACCGAGGGCGAAAGCGACCCGGCGTTCGCCGAATGGGTGCTCGACCAGAAACACATCCGCATCCGAAACGCCACCGTCCTCTGGGAAGACCGCCTGCGGAGTGCTCCGCCGCTGGCACTTGAGGATCTGCAGTTCGGGCTCGACAACAGCGGACGCAGACACCGCTTTGGACTCTCGGCGGCGCCGCCCTCAGAACTGGCAGCACGCATTGACATTCGCGGCGAAATCAATGGCGATCTTGGCGAGGCGCTTGAACGCCTGTCAGGGCGAGTTTTCGTACAGATGGATTATGCCGATCTCGCCGGCTGGCGGGCCTGGGTGGACTACCCTGTCTACCTTCCGCAGGGGCATGGCGCCGTCCGTCTGTGGGGCGATCTGGCTGAGGGGCAAGGCAAGCTAACCGTTGATGTCGCGCTTGAGGATCTGCGCGTCCGCCTCGGTCACAAGGTGCCCGAACTGGCGCTGAACAACTTGCGCGGTCGCCTGATGGGGCGCTACAAGGAGAGCGACTGGGCGTTGTCAGGCAGTAAGGTGGAACTTCTGGCGGCTGACGGAACGCGCGTGGCGCCGACTGATTTTCAAGCGGAGTGGAAACAGGATGGCCCGGGCGGCCGGATCAGCGGTTCCGCAACAGCCAGCTTTCTCGATTTTGCCGCCCTCGGCAAGCTGGCTTCCTATTTGCCACTGGATCCCCACAGCCGCGAACTGCTTGAGCGCCACCAGCCGCAAGGCCGGATTTCCGAGTTGCGGGCGAGCTGGAACAGGGTCGGCGATGATCTCGAACGCTATGCGCTGATGGCGAATTTCAGCGATCTCGGATTGCTGGCCGGTAATTATTTCCCGGGGGCAAGCGGGCTTTCCGGGGTGGTCGATTTTACGGAGAAGGGCGGCTCGCTTTCGCTTGATGCGGGGCGCTCGGGCATTTCGCTGCCGGCGGTTTTTCCTGAGCCTGACATTGCGTTCGATCTGCTGCGCGCCCGCGCCAACTGGAAGGTGGCCGCTGCGGAGGTGGACATCAAGCTGGAACGCCTGCAGTTCGAGGGCGCTGATGCCGCCGGGGCGGCCAGCGGCAGCTACCGGTACACGGGTGAGGGCCCAGGCGTGATCGACCTCGCGGCAACCATTTCGCGCGCCGATGGGCGCGCTGTGTGGCGCTACCTGCCGCACGCCGTGAGTGCCGGAGTGCGCGACTGGGTGCGGCACGGCATCGTTGACGGACAAGCTCATGACGGCAAGCTGGTGCTCAAGGGAAATCTCGTCGATTTTCCGTTCCGCGATGCGAGCAAGGGGAAGTTCCTGATTACTGCCATGGCGAGTGGTGCCAAGGTTGACTACGTGCGCGGCTGGCCAGCCATCGAGAACATCGATGCCGACATGAGTTTCGGTGCCGGCATGCGTATTACCTCGGACAAGGCGAGCGTCCTCGGTACCAGGCTGTCGGGGGTGGTGGTCGAAATCCCTGACTTCGAAGCGGCCGACAACATGCTGCTGGTGCGTGGCGATGTCAGCGGGCCGACTGGCGAATTCCTGCGTTTTATCGAGCAGAGTCCGGTCAGCGCGATGATCGACAATTTTACGACGGGCATCAAAGCCAGTGGCAACGGCAGACTCGATCTGGCACTCGACATCCCGCTGGGGAGCCCGCAGGAAACCCGGTTGCGCGGCAACTACAATTTTCAGAACAACCAGATCGAGCTGTTTGCCGGGATGCCGCCAATGACCCAGGTTAATGGCAAGCTGGCGCTGAGCGAAGCAAGTATTTCGACGTCGGACATCAAGGGTCAGGCGTTTGGCGGGCCATTCAAGGTCAATATCAGGAGTCGTGATGGTCGGGTGAGCGTTGCGGCGAGCGGGACAGCGAGCGCGACCGAACTGGTCAAGCAGTTGAACTTGCCGCTGGGTGACCGCCTGGCCGGCAGCGCGGCGTGGAAGTCTACCGTCGACATCCGCCACCTCCAGACCGATCTCGTCATCGACTCTGATCTGGTCGGCGTCAGCTCGCTCCTGCCCGAGCCACTGGCCAAAGCGGCGGAAACGCCGCTGGCGCTGCGCGTTGAGAAGACAAATACCGAGGCCGGGCGCGAACAATACCGGGCAAGCTTGGGTAATGTCGCGCAGGCGGTAATCGTCAAAGGTGCCGCCGGCTTGGAACGTGCAGTCGCGGCGATCGGTTCCGGCGAGGCGCGGCTGCCGGACCGCGGCGTGGCCGTGCGCGTCGCCGTTCCGCGGTTCGACGCCGATGCCTGGAAAGCGCTGGCCGCTGGCGACAGCAGTGGCCGGGGCGGCATGGCCCTGCCGGCGCTTGATGTGGTGTCGATCAGGACACCGCGGTTGCGCCTGTTCGGCCGCGACCTCACCGACGTGGATAGCGAGCTGCGGCCGCGCGATGACGGCTGGCAGATAACGCTCAACATGCAGGAGGCGGCTGGCGACCTGTTCTGGCGAAACGCTGGCGAAGGCTCGCTGGACGGCCGGCTACGGCGACTGGTGGTGCGTCCGGCAGCGGAAATAACGGCCAGTGCCGGCACGACGCTGATCAACAGCCTGCCCGCCATGAACCTCAGGGTGGACGATTTCAGGATCGGTGACCGGGCGCTCGGAGGCCTCAATCTCCAGGCACACAACGATAAGGGTGCATGGCACCTGGAGACGTTGAATCTGCGGAATCCAGACGCTGCGTTGAACGGCAAGGCCGTGTGGCGTAATGACGGGGAGGGTGGCCATCAGACCCGCCTCGACTTCGATCTTGTGGCCAGCGATGTCGGCCGCTTGCTCAGCCGCCTCGGCTACGTCGATGCCATCCGGCGCGGGAGCGCGAAGCTGGCTGGCAACATACAGTGGAGCGGCCCGTTGACCGGCATCCACTATCCTTCGCTGACCGGCGAGATGACGGTGAATGCCGAAAATGGCCAGTTCAACAAGCTGGAGCCGGGCGTCGGCCGGCTGCTCGGGCTGATTTCGCTGCAATCGCTGCCACGCCGCCTGACCCTCGATTTTCGCGATATTTTCAGCGAGGGTCTGGCTTTCGACCGTATTGCCGGCCGGGTGATCGTCACTGCGGGCGTGATGCGAACGGTGGAGCCGCTGCGCATCAACAGTCCGGCGGCGCAGATCGAGATTTCTGGCGAGGCCAACCTCAAAGACGAAACACAGGATTTGCAGGTGATGGTGCAGCCCTACGTCGGCAGCGTCGCGGCGGCCGGCGCCGCCGCACTGGTCAACCCGGTGCTGGGGGCAGCAGCACTGGTGGCCGGCGCCATTCTGCAGAATCCGATCGGTCGCCTGTTCGCCTACAGCTATCATGTCACCGGCAGCTGGTCCGACCCCCGGGTCGAAAGGGTCGGCGCCGAGGCGGTGCAGCCAGCATCAGGAGCAGCGGGGGGAGTCAAGCAATGA
- a CDS encoding ATP-dependent DNA helicase, with product MAERIAAAINSCSVFIAEAGTGTGKTFAYLVPALQSGGKVIVSTGTKTLQDQLFNKDLPMVRAALKAPVRIALLKGRANYVCPYHLGRALADGRFLTREDAANARRIAVFAKVTRSGDKAECPDVPENSPVWNHATSTRENCLGQDCPDYKGCFVMQARREAMAADLVVVNHHLFFADVMLRDEGMAELLPACNTVIFDEAHQLPEVATLFFGDTVSTAQVLDLVRDARSEGLANARDCLELQTGSRDVEKVARDLRLAVGIDAGRFACGQLLESPEFAPALKSLEEEIAKFAAILETQAQRAEGLEKCWQRALELVARIAEWQKTSDGYVRWGEAYTHSLQLNSTPLDVAEIFKKQMGGHPRAWIFTSATLAVQGRFQHYCSELGLGEPETACWESPFDYARQAVLYAPLGMPEPNSFGYTDAIVDAAFPALLASGGRAFFLCTSLRAMRRTHELLKARFEDEGHELPLLLQGEGSKNDLLRRFRHLGNAVLVGSQSFWEGVDVRGEALSLVVIDKIPFAPPDDPVLAARIEQMRQQGRNPFMEYQLPRAVINVKQGAGRLIRDEADRGVLMICDPRLLSKPYGRRIWQSLPPMRRTRELSDVIDFLAGR from the coding sequence ATGGCCGAGCGCATCGCCGCCGCCATCAATAGCTGTTCGGTTTTCATCGCCGAGGCCGGCACCGGCACGGGCAAGACCTTTGCCTACCTGGTGCCAGCGCTGCAATCGGGCGGCAAGGTCATCGTCTCGACCGGCACCAAGACCCTGCAGGACCAGTTGTTCAACAAGGATCTGCCGATGGTGCGCGCAGCGCTCAAGGCGCCGGTCCGCATCGCGCTGCTCAAGGGGCGCGCCAACTACGTCTGCCCCTATCATCTCGGGCGCGCGCTCGCCGATGGCCGCTTCCTGACCCGCGAGGATGCCGCCAACGCGCGCCGCATCGCGGTTTTCGCCAAGGTCACGCGCAGTGGCGACAAGGCCGAATGTCCGGACGTCCCGGAGAACTCGCCGGTCTGGAACCACGCCACCTCGACCCGTGAAAACTGCCTCGGCCAGGATTGCCCCGACTACAAGGGTTGCTTCGTCATGCAGGCGCGGCGTGAGGCGATGGCCGCCGATCTGGTCGTCGTCAATCACCACCTGTTTTTCGCCGACGTCATGCTGCGCGACGAGGGCATGGCCGAACTGCTACCGGCCTGCAACACGGTGATCTTCGACGAGGCGCACCAGTTGCCGGAAGTCGCCACGCTGTTCTTCGGCGACACCGTGTCGACCGCGCAGGTTCTCGATCTGGTGCGCGACGCGCGCTCCGAAGGGCTGGCCAATGCCCGTGACTGCCTCGAACTGCAAACGGGCAGCCGCGATGTGGAAAAGGTCGCCAGGGATCTGCGGCTGGCGGTCGGCATCGATGCCGGGCGCTTCGCCTGCGGTCAACTGCTGGAAAGTCCAGAATTTGCCCCGGCCCTCAAATCGCTGGAGGAGGAGATCGCGAAGTTCGCCGCCATCCTGGAAACCCAGGCCCAGCGCGCCGAAGGGCTGGAGAAGTGCTGGCAGCGCGCGCTCGAACTTGTGGCGCGCATTGCCGAATGGCAGAAGACCAGCGACGGCTACGTGCGCTGGGGGGAGGCCTACACTCATTCGCTGCAACTCAATTCGACGCCACTTGATGTCGCCGAGATTTTCAAGAAGCAGATGGGCGGCCACCCGCGCGCCTGGATTTTCACCTCGGCGACGCTCGCCGTGCAGGGCAGGTTCCAGCACTACTGCAGCGAACTCGGTCTCGGCGAGCCGGAAACGGCGTGCTGGGAAAGCCCCTTCGATTACGCCAGGCAGGCGGTGCTTTACGCGCCGCTCGGCATGCCCGAGCCGAATTCCTTCGGGTATACCGATGCCATCGTCGACGCCGCATTTCCAGCGCTGCTCGCCTCGGGCGGCCGGGCCTTCTTCCTGTGCACCAGCCTGCGCGCGATGCGCCGCACCCACGAACTCCTCAAGGCGCGCTTCGAGGACGAGGGCCACGAACTGCCGCTGCTGTTGCAGGGCGAAGGCAGCAAGAACGATCTGCTGCGACGCTTTCGCCACCTCGGCAATGCCGTCCTCGTCGGCAGCCAGAGCTTCTGGGAGGGCGTCGACGTGCGCGGCGAGGCGCTGTCGCTGGTCGTCATCGACAAGATCCCGTTCGCGCCGCCCGACGACCCGGTGCTCGCGGCGCGCATCGAGCAGATGCGGCAGCAGGGGCGCAATCCCTTCATGGAATACCAGTTACCGCGCGCCGTCATCAATGTCAAACAGGGTGCCGGCCGGCTGATCCGCGACGAAGCCGACCGCGGCGTGCTGATGATCTGCGATCCGCGACTTCTGTCGAAGCCCTATGGCCGCCGCATTTGGCAAAGTCTGCCGCCGATGCGGCGCACCAGGGAACTCTCCGACGTCATCGATTTTCTTGCCGGCCGATGA
- the glpK gene encoding glycerol kinase GlpK has protein sequence MKYVLALDQGTTSSRAILFDAGGKPVSTAWRELTQHFPQPGWVEHDPDEIWQTQLACGREALAGAGIAPGDVVAIGITNQRETTLLWDRASGRPLARAIVWQDRRTAGRCAELKAAGHEALFRERTGLLLDPYFSGTKLAWLLAAIPGARQRAERGELAFGTVDSWLVWQLTGGRRHVTDPSNASRSLLFEIRRGAWDDELLGLLDIPRALLPEVVPGSGAIAVCDREFFSAEIPIAGIAGDQQAATFGQACFTPGMVKNTYGTGCFMLMNTGVTATPSTRGLLTTVAWSNGGGTTFALEGSIFMAGAITQWLRDGLGIIKSAGEIEALAASVPDSGGVYMVPAFSGLGAPWWDPGARGTLLGMTRGTTRAHIARAALDAIALQSADLVGAMVADSGIALAELRVDGGAARNDLLMQLQADLLGVPVARPRVTETTALGAAYLAGIGVGLWAGEEEVAAQWRLERRFEPGIAAAERAERSERWRTAVAVARRWQA, from the coding sequence ATGAAATACGTGCTTGCCCTCGACCAGGGCACCACCAGTTCGCGTGCCATCCTGTTCGACGCCGGAGGCAAGCCCGTTTCCACCGCGTGGCGCGAACTGACCCAGCATTTTCCGCAGCCGGGTTGGGTCGAGCACGATCCTGACGAGATCTGGCAGACGCAGCTTGCCTGCGGGCGCGAGGCGCTGGCCGGGGCCGGGATCGCGCCGGGCGATGTGGTGGCCATCGGCATCACCAATCAGCGCGAGACCACCTTGCTGTGGGACCGTGCCAGTGGTCGCCCGCTGGCGCGCGCCATCGTCTGGCAGGACCGGCGCACGGCCGGGCGTTGCGCGGAATTGAAAGCTGCCGGCCACGAGGCGCTGTTCCGCGAGCGAACCGGGCTGCTGCTCGACCCCTATTTCTCGGGAACCAAGCTTGCCTGGCTGCTCGCCGCGATTCCCGGGGCGCGCCAGCGCGCCGAACGCGGCGAGCTAGCCTTCGGCACGGTCGATAGCTGGTTGGTGTGGCAGCTCACCGGCGGGCGCCGGCATGTCACCGATCCCTCTAACGCATCGCGCTCGCTGCTCTTCGAAATCCGCCGCGGCGCATGGGACGACGAACTGCTCGGACTGCTCGACATTCCACGCGCGCTGCTGCCCGAGGTGGTTCCCGGTAGCGGGGCGATTGCCGTTTGCGATCGTGAATTTTTCAGCGCGGAAATTCCCATCGCCGGGATTGCCGGCGATCAGCAGGCGGCCACTTTCGGCCAGGCCTGCTTCACCCCGGGCATGGTCAAGAATACCTATGGCACCGGCTGCTTCATGCTGATGAACACGGGGGTCACCGCGACACCCTCGACCCGCGGCTTGCTGACGACGGTCGCCTGGAGCAACGGTGGCGGGACAACTTTCGCGCTCGAGGGCAGCATCTTCATGGCTGGCGCCATCACCCAGTGGCTGCGCGACGGCCTCGGCATCATCAAGAGTGCAGGGGAAATCGAGGCGTTGGCCGCCAGCGTCCCCGATAGCGGCGGTGTGTATATGGTGCCGGCCTTTTCCGGGCTTGGCGCACCGTGGTGGGACCCCGGCGCGCGCGGCACCTTGCTCGGCATGACGCGCGGCACCACCCGCGCCCACATCGCCCGCGCCGCACTCGATGCCATCGCCTTGCAAAGCGCCGACCTGGTCGGCGCCATGGTTGCCGATTCGGGAATCGCCTTGGCCGAACTGCGCGTCGACGGGGGCGCCGCGCGCAACGACCTGCTGATGCAACTGCAGGCCGATCTGCTCGGGGTGCCCGTCGCCCGCCCCCGGGTTACCGAAACCACGGCGCTCGGCGCCGCCTATCTCGCCGGGATCGGGGTCGGCCTGTGGGCCGGCGAGGAAGAAGTTGCCGCGCAATGGCGGCTGGAAAGACGTTTCGAACCCGGAATCGCCGCTGCCGAGCGCGCCGAGAGAAGCGAGCGCTGGCGTACCGCAGTTGCCGTGGCCCGGCGCTGGCAAGCCTGA
- the glnE gene encoding bifunctional [glutamate--ammonia ligase]-adenylyl-L-tyrosine phosphorylase/[glutamate--ammonia-ligase] adenylyltransferase yields MDNLPDPRWQAALDHSHYLASLFAARPALIAELAAAWTAPLSADRLLAALEPPAADDDALKSQLRRLRQRAMAHIALRDLCGLAPLSEVVECMTLLADVTTNFALNHYHRQLAATYGEPLDGAGQPQRLLIIGMGKLGGRELNVSSDVDYIFVYPNEGDTAGPRRIENYDFFTRLGKRVIAALGEITGDGQVFRVDMRLRPNGDSGPLVCSLDALENYFITQGREWERYAWIKGRTMNAGDNLQPEWVAAMQKIARPFVFRKYLDFGAINAMRDLHAQIRREVARKDMADHIKLGRGGIREIEFIAQVFQLIRGGRDPALQIRPTLQVLALLAERQLIPATAEDELRAAYIFLRRLEHRLQYIEDRQTHMLPANPADRASVARSMEFPDWPSLLAVLDDHRDRVNRHFEEIFSDPEAGEHPLTGLWLGQIDDDTAIESLGELGYRQPRDTIFRLAALRASSRYVQLASANRSRLDAIGPRLIEAAATTSDPDTTLVRCLNFVETVSRRGAYLALLQQYPMALRRVADMVCASSWAADYLGRHPLLLDELLDPRLYDMATDWDAFRENLRHNLAAHAGDTEREMDILREMHHAQIFRLLAQDLAGLQTIERLSDHLTELADTIVQETLPLVWSKLRNRHCETPRFAVIGYGKLGGKELGYASDLDLVYLYDDPDPEAGENYARLGQRLNTWLASQTSAGILFETDVRLRPNGDSGLLAVSVDSFRNYQLRNAWVWEHQALTRARFCAGDPAVGARFEEIRCEILCQRRDLAKLKEEVVAMRRKMVDAHASESETEFNLKHDSGGLIDVEFVVQYLVLGHAHQHQRLTGNLGNIALLRIAAELGLIPADQATAAGDAYREFRRLQHIKRLSANRRGCVDRNGIARHIAAVSMLWQTVFGK; encoded by the coding sequence ATGGACAACCTTCCCGACCCACGCTGGCAAGCCGCCCTCGATCATAGCCACTACCTGGCCAGCCTGTTCGCCGCGCGGCCAGCGCTTATCGCCGAACTGGCAGCCGCGTGGACCGCACCTCTTTCCGCCGACCGGTTGCTGGCCGCGCTGGAACCGCCAGCAGCGGACGACGACGCTCTCAAGTCGCAGCTGCGTCGCCTGCGCCAGCGCGCGATGGCGCACATCGCCCTGCGTGATCTGTGCGGACTGGCGCCGCTGTCCGAAGTCGTCGAATGCATGACCCTGCTCGCCGACGTGACGACCAACTTTGCGCTCAACCATTACCACCGCCAGCTCGCCGCAACTTATGGCGAGCCGCTGGACGGGGCCGGCCAGCCGCAACGCCTGCTGATCATCGGCATGGGCAAACTGGGCGGACGCGAACTGAACGTTTCGTCGGACGTCGATTACATCTTCGTTTACCCCAACGAAGGCGACACCGCCGGCCCACGGCGCATCGAGAACTACGATTTCTTCACCCGCCTCGGCAAGCGGGTGATTGCCGCCCTCGGCGAGATCACCGGCGACGGCCAGGTCTTCCGCGTCGACATGCGCCTGCGCCCGAATGGTGATTCCGGCCCGCTGGTCTGCTCACTGGATGCACTGGAAAACTACTTCATCACCCAGGGCCGCGAATGGGAGCGCTACGCTTGGATCAAGGGTCGCACCATGAACGCGGGCGACAACCTGCAGCCGGAGTGGGTGGCAGCAATGCAGAAGATCGCCCGCCCGTTCGTCTTCCGCAAGTACCTCGATTTCGGCGCCATCAACGCGATGCGCGACCTGCACGCGCAGATTCGCCGCGAGGTGGCGCGCAAGGACATGGCCGACCACATCAAGCTCGGGCGCGGCGGGATTCGCGAGATCGAGTTCATCGCCCAGGTTTTCCAGCTCATTCGCGGCGGACGCGACCCGGCGCTGCAGATCCGCCCGACACTGCAGGTCCTCGCGCTGCTGGCGGAACGCCAGCTGATCCCCGCCACCGCCGAGGACGAATTGCGCGCCGCCTACATCTTCCTGCGTCGGCTCGAACACCGCCTGCAGTACATCGAGGATCGGCAGACGCACATGCTTCCGGCAAATCCCGCCGACCGCGCGAGCGTCGCCCGCAGCATGGAATTTCCCGACTGGCCTTCGCTGCTGGCCGTGCTCGATGACCATCGCGACAGGGTCAACCGCCATTTCGAGGAGATATTCTCGGATCCGGAAGCCGGCGAACACCCCTTGACCGGCCTCTGGCTGGGCCAGATCGACGACGACACGGCCATCGAATCACTTGGTGAACTCGGCTATCGTCAACCGCGGGACACCATTTTCCGCCTCGCCGCGTTACGCGCCTCGAGCCGCTACGTGCAACTCGCCTCGGCCAACCGCTCGCGCCTCGATGCCATCGGGCCGCGACTGATCGAGGCGGCAGCAACGACCAGCGACCCCGACACGACCTTGGTCCGCTGCCTGAATTTTGTCGAAACCGTGAGCCGCCGCGGCGCCTACCTGGCACTGCTGCAGCAGTACCCGATGGCGCTGCGTCGTGTCGCCGACATGGTCTGCGCCTCGTCGTGGGCCGCCGACTACCTAGGGCGCCACCCGCTGCTGCTCGACGAACTGCTCGACCCGCGCCTTTACGACATGGCGACCGACTGGGACGCCTTCCGCGAGAATCTCAGGCACAATCTGGCCGCCCATGCCGGCGACACCGAACGGGAAATGGACATCTTGCGCGAAATGCATCATGCGCAGATCTTCCGCCTGCTGGCCCAGGATCTCGCAGGTCTGCAGACCATCGAGAGGCTCTCCGACCACCTGACCGAACTGGCCGACACCATCGTTCAGGAAACGCTGCCGCTGGTCTGGAGCAAGCTCAGGAACCGCCATTGCGAAACGCCCAGGTTCGCCGTCATCGGCTATGGCAAGCTCGGCGGCAAGGAACTCGGCTACGCCTCCGACCTCGATCTCGTCTACCTCTACGACGACCCTGACCCCGAGGCCGGCGAGAACTATGCCCGCCTCGGCCAGCGCCTCAACACCTGGCTGGCGAGCCAGACCTCGGCCGGCATCCTGTTCGAGACCGACGTCCGTCTGCGTCCCAATGGCGATTCGGGCCTGCTTGCCGTCTCGGTCGACTCCTTCCGCAACTACCAGCTCAGGAATGCCTGGGTCTGGGAACACCAGGCACTGACCCGCGCCCGCTTCTGTGCCGGCGACCCGGCGGTCGGCGCCCGCTTCGAGGAAATCCGCTGCGAAATCCTCTGCCAACGGCGCGATCTGGCCAAGCTCAAGGAAGAAGTCGTCGCCATGCGCCGGAAGATGGTTGACGCCCACGCCTCGGAGAGCGAGACGGAGTTCAACCTCAAGCATGATTCCGGCGGCCTCATCGACGTCGAGTTCGTCGTCCAGTATCTGGTGCTCGGCCACGCCCACCAACATCAGCGCCTGACCGGCAACCTCGGCAACATCGCCCTGCTGCGGATCGCCGCCGAGCTTGGCCTGATCCCCGCCGACCAGGCGACGGCCGCCGGCGACGCCTACCGCGAATTCCGCCGCCTGCAACACATCAAGCGTCTCAGCGCCAACCGCAGGGGCTGTGTCGATCGGAACGGAATCGCTAGGCACATTGCCGCGGTCAGCATGCTGTGGCAGACCGTTTTCGGCAAGTAG